One part of the Puniceicoccales bacterium genome encodes these proteins:
- a CDS encoding ABC transporter ATP-binding protein — protein MSSGDMLKVERLTKKYNGMAVIDDLSFSVKSGEIVGLLGPNGAGKSTVLNIIAGLVDATSGNIEICGDSVPYDDYAAKKHIGFLTEKNPLPEKLRVGEFLRLRAALKGIPSALIRLHVEKLMRMTDVFRKARYRVIGTLSKGYKQRIGIADAFLGNAELIMLDEPTIGLDPHQMIIFRDLIETFRGKRTMLISSHLLSEIDALCDRIIIINHGILVASGTIDELRSKFAHSESIKIKVLGDINAIDRFKHRVKGCSFSEINTDIASNVHEFSITIDSRVTSGDLREKVVHFDGWKLIEMSEKKLSLEEIFLAATERCWDNPSSL, from the coding sequence ATGTCTTCTGGTGATATGCTAAAAGTTGAGCGATTGACAAAGAAATATAATGGCATGGCCGTGATAGATGATCTTTCGTTTTCTGTGAAAAGCGGTGAAATTGTCGGACTATTAGGACCAAATGGGGCAGGTAAGTCAACGGTACTAAACATAATTGCTGGGTTAGTGGATGCAACCAGTGGTAACATAGAAATTTGCGGAGACTCGGTGCCCTACGATGACTATGCAGCTAAGAAACATATCGGGTTTTTGACCGAAAAAAATCCATTGCCAGAAAAGCTACGGGTTGGTGAGTTTCTAAGATTACGTGCGGCTTTGAAAGGTATTCCCAGTGCCTTGATTAGATTACATGTGGAAAAGCTAATGCGTATGACCGATGTTTTTAGAAAAGCTCGTTATCGTGTAATCGGTACCTTATCAAAAGGGTACAAACAGAGAATTGGTATCGCCGATGCTTTCCTTGGAAATGCGGAGCTGATTATGTTGGATGAGCCAACCATAGGTCTGGATCCGCATCAAATGATAATTTTCAGAGATCTTATTGAAACTTTCCGTGGCAAAAGAACGATGCTAATCTCAAGCCATCTACTGTCGGAAATCGATGCACTCTGTGACCGTATAATAATAATAAATCATGGAATTTTGGTTGCCAGTGGAACCATCGACGAATTAAGAAGCAAATTTGCCCATAGTGAGTCGATAAAAATCAAAGTGCTGGGCGATATTAACGCCATCGATAGGTTTAAGCATAGGGTCAAAGGCTGCTCGTTTTCTGAGATAAATACCGATATAGCTAGCAATGTACATGAATTTAGTATAACGATAGACAGCAGAGTCACTTCCGGTGATCTGAGGGAAAAAGTTGTGCATTTTGATGGTTGGAAATTAATTGAAATGTCAGAAAAAAAACTTTCGCTGGAAGAAATTTTTTTGGCGGCCACAGAAAGATGTTGGGATAATCCTAGTTCGTTATGA